From Acidimicrobiia bacterium, one genomic window encodes:
- a CDS encoding pyridoxal-5-phosphate-dependent protein subunit beta, whose protein sequence is VIITVGTDSMEMYASRLEELTAERGEFTTLNAAGSYERYLMGTGIDHVHELSYYDRKRIHNLKYYTWVEQQGKTYDEIQAQWYDPEYWTSIQAMVDPIDDLIDAFNARVALH, encoded by the coding sequence CGTGATCATCACCGTCGGGACGGACTCGATGGAGATGTATGCGAGCCGCCTCGAGGAGCTGACCGCCGAGCGAGGCGAGTTCACCACCCTGAACGCGGCAGGTTCATACGAGCGCTATCTGATGGGCACTGGAATCGACCACGTTCACGAGCTGTCGTACTACGACCGTAAGCGGATCCACAACCTCAAGTACTACACGTGGGTCGAGCAGCAGGGCAAGACCTACGACGAGATTCAGGCGCAGTGGTACGACCCGGAGTACTGGACATCGATCCAGGCGATGGTCGACCCCATCGACGATCTGATCGACGCCTTCAACGCCCGAGTCGCTCTCCACTGA
- a CDS encoding DUF3592 domain-containing protein, translating into MKTARVFGVILIGVAAAWGGYWIGHALGWTRGADWPWTVGRGGGALALSAAAATLALLGVLGFAATRPMIRRRRLAKVGIHAQGLVLDIHDTGLTMHRHGAVLHQSEVDLEVHPESSEPYVAHAYEYLNDRELSHFLPGSAVSVRFDPNHPKRVAIEHELIFN; encoded by the coding sequence ATGAAGACGGCCCGGGTATTCGGAGTCATTCTCATAGGCGTGGCGGCCGCCTGGGGCGGCTACTGGATCGGGCATGCGCTGGGCTGGACCCGTGGAGCCGATTGGCCGTGGACGGTCGGCAGAGGCGGGGGTGCGTTGGCGCTTTCGGCGGCGGCCGCGACATTGGCCCTACTGGGAGTGCTCGGGTTCGCTGCTACCCGCCCGATGATTCGCCGGCGAAGGCTGGCCAAGGTCGGGATACATGCACAGGGGCTGGTTCTCGATATCCACGACACCGGCCTCACGATGCACAGGCATGGCGCCGTTCTGCATCAATCCGAGGTAGATCTGGAGGTACACCCGGAATCCTCGGAGCCCTACGTCGCCCACGCCTACGAGTACCTGAACGACAGAGAGCTGTCACACTTCCTTCCGGGAAGCGCAGTCTCGGTCCGTTTCGACCCGAACCACCCCAAGCGGGTGGCCATCGAACACGAGCTGATCTTCAACTAG
- a CDS encoding response regulator, producing MSRPRVLVVEDERVVSLLLTRTLEAAGYSVTACGDGLDALEIGLGRDFDLVLLDQRMPGLLGLEVLQRWTAAGREFPVIMISGITGEADVIQALEVGAVDYIRKPFSIQEVLARVKVRLRGVAS from the coding sequence ATGAGTCGACCCAGAGTGTTGGTTGTTGAGGACGAGCGAGTGGTCTCGCTTCTCCTGACGCGCACACTCGAAGCCGCCGGCTATTCGGTGACCGCATGCGGAGACGGGCTCGACGCTTTGGAAATAGGGCTGGGACGGGATTTCGACCTCGTACTTCTCGACCAGAGAATGCCGGGCCTGCTCGGCCTCGAGGTCCTGCAGAGGTGGACTGCAGCAGGTCGGGAGTTCCCGGTCATCATGATCTCCGGGATTACCGGCGAGGCCGACGTCATCCAAGCCCTGGAAGTCGGCGCGGTCGATTACATCCGGAAGCCGTTCAGCATCCAGGAGGTTCTGGCCCGGGTCAAGGTCCGCTTGCGCGGAGTCGCTTCGTGA
- a CDS encoding HEAT repeat domain-containing protein — protein sequence MNGAVGSLLIGLAGVFVLAAGSLFVLKVARRRQRDRRVGRKNRFIDMVGGLVVEGEWNARVFRRYASDELFREVLLEYLRMIAGSDRERLMAVTREIGMVAEYVADLRAGDKNGRVAAAEALSEIADPETLTDLVFALGDPVPEVRVQAAAALAKIGDGRAVKSLLAAMDQQDDMSAQRLADALYGFGAVAVQEAARYLSSPGKYRPLIARTLGLIGDINAEDALIQALDSPDQSLRIRAAAALGRAGTHRSVPYLLEMLGDDQWEVRAQAATAVGRRLDQRAVPWLKRALSDDSWWVRHNAAASLVEVPGGPDALRLALDHPDPYARDAAAAVLLSSGMAGEAVGDLTSDDPLVRNPAMDLVMKLARAGKGAFLVNEGVPPELVSRLHHAGQSHLPAGF from the coding sequence GTGAACGGTGCCGTCGGCAGCTTGCTCATCGGGCTGGCCGGAGTGTTCGTACTGGCAGCAGGCTCGCTGTTCGTCCTCAAGGTCGCCCGCCGCCGGCAGCGCGACCGGCGGGTCGGGAGGAAGAACCGTTTCATCGACATGGTCGGTGGACTGGTGGTCGAGGGAGAGTGGAACGCACGCGTATTCAGGCGATATGCAAGCGATGAACTCTTTCGGGAGGTACTGCTCGAGTACCTGCGAATGATCGCCGGATCCGATCGAGAGCGGCTCATGGCCGTCACCCGGGAGATCGGGATGGTTGCCGAGTACGTGGCGGACCTGCGCGCGGGGGACAAGAACGGGCGGGTGGCCGCAGCCGAGGCGTTGTCCGAGATCGCCGATCCTGAGACGCTGACTGATCTCGTGTTCGCACTCGGCGATCCCGTTCCGGAGGTCAGGGTGCAGGCGGCCGCAGCACTGGCGAAGATCGGTGACGGCCGTGCCGTCAAGAGCCTTCTTGCGGCAATGGATCAACAGGACGACATGAGCGCCCAGCGACTGGCCGATGCTCTCTACGGCTTCGGTGCAGTAGCGGTGCAGGAGGCTGCTCGCTATCTCTCGAGTCCGGGCAAGTACCGCCCCTTGATCGCCAGAACCCTTGGTCTCATCGGCGACATCAACGCAGAAGATGCGTTGATCCAGGCCCTCGATTCGCCCGATCAAAGCCTGCGGATTCGTGCGGCGGCGGCCCTGGGTCGAGCCGGTACACACAGGTCCGTTCCGTACCTGCTCGAGATGCTCGGCGATGACCAGTGGGAGGTGCGCGCACAGGCTGCCACGGCAGTCGGGAGACGCCTGGATCAAAGGGCCGTGCCCTGGCTCAAAAGGGCGCTCAGCGACGACTCTTGGTGGGTACGGCACAACGCCGCCGCCAGCCTCGTCGAAGTTCCCGGCGGACCCGACGCATTGCGCCTTGCCCTCGATCATCCGGATCCCTATGCCAGGGACGCGGCTGCTGCTGTGCTCCTCTCCTCAGGCATGGCCGGTGAGGCCGTCGGCGATCTGACCTCGGACGATCCGCTCGTCCGCAACCCTGCGATGGACCTCGTCATGAAACTCGCCAGAGCCGGGAAGGGAGCATTCCTCGTCAACGAAGGAGTGCCGCCCGAGCTCGTGAGTCGACTCCATCATGCAGGGCAGTCTCATTTGCCGGCGGGCTTCTGA
- a CDS encoding glycosyltransferase family 2 protein has protein sequence MAETVLLWINYGMLGYVLVMELQILLLAGASYVALRRDNFTRRHGRIRDLATSDTTPPITIIIPAHNEQAGIVESVRSTAMLHYPRLEIVVVNDGSTDLTVQRLVEAFDMVPIDFPFRPAISTKPIRRIYRSRMPLPLVLVDKEGGGKSDAINAGINVSQYPYFMATDADMIIESEALIHAARHFVEDRDRTVAVGGNVRPLNGSRVRSGSVSEVDLPRRPIEMVQIVEYIRSFLATRPGWSAFGSLLIVSGAFGMFRKSAVIEVGGFRNDHLGEDMEMTMRLHRHYLKKRQPYRIVYAPDAVAWTEVPSTWGILRKQRIRWHRGLIQVIWQYKGMIFNPRYRRVGLIGWPVFIIFEFIAPTVELLGWVIVPASIASGFVQAAVALPLAIAALLLGAINSVVSLFLDDRFGYFGKAGQTLRLLFYSLAEHIGLRQMSVWWRFRAMFWNRSRKVWGDMQRTGVGNLAGSPGEEIGTA, from the coding sequence ATGGCGGAAACAGTCCTCCTCTGGATCAACTACGGGATGCTCGGCTACGTCCTGGTGATGGAGCTGCAGATCCTGTTGCTGGCCGGCGCTTCCTACGTCGCTCTGCGGCGGGATAACTTCACCCGGCGGCATGGACGCATCCGTGATCTGGCCACCTCCGACACCACACCCCCGATCACGATCATCATCCCGGCCCACAACGAGCAGGCCGGAATCGTGGAGTCGGTGCGATCCACCGCCATGCTCCACTATCCACGTCTCGAGATAGTCGTTGTTAACGATGGAAGCACCGATCTCACCGTTCAGCGCCTGGTTGAGGCATTCGACATGGTGCCGATCGACTTCCCGTTCCGCCCCGCCATCAGTACCAAACCGATTCGTCGGATCTACCGGAGCCGGATGCCGCTGCCGCTGGTGCTCGTGGACAAGGAAGGGGGTGGGAAGTCGGATGCCATCAACGCAGGAATCAACGTTTCCCAGTATCCGTACTTCATGGCCACCGATGCGGACATGATCATCGAAAGCGAGGCCCTGATCCATGCGGCACGTCACTTCGTTGAGGACCGTGATCGCACGGTCGCAGTGGGCGGCAACGTCCGGCCCTTGAACGGGTCGCGAGTGCGCAGTGGTTCGGTCTCCGAAGTGGACCTGCCCAGGCGGCCGATCGAAATGGTCCAGATCGTCGAATATATCCGCTCATTCCTGGCGACCCGTCCCGGATGGTCGGCCTTCGGCTCACTCTTGATCGTTTCGGGAGCCTTCGGCATGTTCCGCAAGAGCGCAGTCATCGAGGTCGGCGGGTTCCGCAACGATCATCTTGGCGAGGACATGGAGATGACCATGCGGCTGCATCGGCACTATCTCAAGAAGAGACAACCCTACCGGATCGTGTATGCGCCGGATGCCGTCGCCTGGACCGAAGTGCCCAGCACCTGGGGCATTCTGCGGAAGCAGCGGATTCGCTGGCATCGAGGTCTGATTCAGGTGATATGGCAATACAAGGGGATGATCTTCAACCCGCGTTACCGCCGGGTCGGCCTGATCGGCTGGCCGGTGTTCATCATCTTCGAGTTCATCGCGCCGACGGTCGAGTTGCTCGGATGGGTGATCGTGCCGGCATCGATCGCTTCCGGATTCGTTCAGGCTGCGGTCGCCCTGCCGCTGGCGATCGCTGCGCTGCTCTTGGGCGCGATCAACTCGGTCGTTTCGCTGTTTCTCGACGATCGCTTCGGATATTTCGGGAAGGCCGGCCAGACCCTCCGACTGCTCTTCTACTCGCTAGCCGAACACATCGGGCTGCGGCAGATGAGCGTGTGGTGGAGGTTCCGGGCGATGTTCTGGAACCGTTCCAGGAAGGTGTGGGGCGATATGCAGAGGACCGGCGTCGGGAATCTCGCGGGTTCTCCCGGCGAAGAGATCGGAACCGCCTGA
- a CDS encoding VOC family protein codes for MAEPVPVVSSVVFDCADAHLVSRFWMGLLDTEVAAEFAGFIWLKPQSGGSLQLAFQEVPDPTPGKNKLHLDAHHEDLETVTERVGGLGGALVGTHNVPGFVWNVYADPEGNQFCVGHEVEPG; via the coding sequence ATGGCTGAACCGGTCCCGGTGGTGAGCAGCGTGGTGTTCGATTGCGCGGACGCCCATCTCGTATCCCGCTTCTGGATGGGCTTGCTGGATACCGAAGTAGCGGCCGAGTTCGCCGGTTTCATCTGGTTGAAGCCGCAATCCGGAGGGTCGCTGCAACTGGCATTCCAGGAGGTGCCGGACCCGACTCCCGGTAAGAACAAGCTGCACCTCGATGCCCACCACGAGGATCTCGAGACCGTGACCGAGCGTGTGGGCGGATTAGGCGGCGCCCTGGTCGGGACCCACAACGTTCCCGGATTTGTCTGGAACGTTTACGCCGATCCGGAAGGGAATCAGTTCTGCGTGGGCCACGAAGTCGAGCCGGGCTGA
- a CDS encoding S-layer homology domain-containing protein, which yields MVIMLIAFPSTTPVAAQTGELPPGGTFVDDDGTAAEGFIEAVAAEGITTGCNPPAGDRFCPDQTVTRAELATMLARALALRPAASDFFVDDNGSAHEASINSLAEAGITGGCGTDRFCGSAPVTRGELATFLVRAFDLPAADTDLFFDDSLTIHEASINALAAAGITRGCATGRFCPYGALPRRQAAVFLARALDLNPLTPPARPFPSPPDVGQGKRIIYANAQQRIWMIDQNDTVVDSYLVSGREGVPDPGTYTVYSKSPLAWSHHGITMEHMVRFAYGRTASIGFHAIPRRSDGEPMQSEDELGQFLSAGCVRQSDAEAEALYAWTPIGTVVIVVP from the coding sequence ATGGTGATCATGCTGATTGCTTTCCCGTCGACCACCCCTGTCGCAGCCCAGACCGGTGAGCTTCCACCAGGAGGAACGTTCGTCGATGACGACGGGACCGCCGCCGAAGGCTTCATAGAGGCTGTGGCAGCAGAGGGAATCACCACAGGCTGCAACCCGCCGGCGGGCGATCGTTTCTGTCCCGATCAGACGGTCACCCGCGCCGAGTTGGCGACCATGCTCGCCAGAGCACTTGCTCTGCGGCCCGCGGCGAGCGACTTCTTCGTCGATGACAACGGGTCGGCTCACGAAGCGTCGATCAACTCGCTGGCGGAAGCGGGCATCACCGGCGGATGCGGCACCGATAGGTTCTGTGGATCGGCTCCGGTGACCCGGGGAGAGCTGGCCACCTTCCTGGTGCGTGCGTTCGACCTTCCGGCTGCGGACACCGACCTCTTCTTCGACGATTCGCTGACGATTCACGAAGCATCGATCAACGCTCTCGCCGCGGCCGGGATCACGAGGGGTTGCGCCACCGGCCGTTTCTGCCCCTATGGCGCTCTCCCTCGCCGGCAGGCAGCCGTGTTCCTGGCAAGAGCCCTGGATCTGAATCCTCTCACCCCTCCCGCCCGGCCGTTCCCCTCACCCCCCGACGTCGGGCAGGGAAAGCGCATCATCTACGCCAACGCCCAGCAACGGATCTGGATGATCGACCAGAACGACACGGTGGTGGACTCGTACCTCGTCTCCGGCCGTGAAGGAGTACCGGATCCCGGCACATATACCGTCTACTCGAAGTCGCCCCTTGCCTGGAGCCATCACGGGATCACAATGGAACACATGGTGCGCTTCGCCTACGGGAGAACCGCATCCATAGGGTTTCACGCCATCCCCCGCCGATCCGACGGAGAACCGATGCAATCGGAAGACGAGTTGGGGCAGTTCTTGAGCGCCGGATGTGTCAGACAATCCGATGCCGAGGCGGAAGCTCTCTACGCGTGGACGCCGATCGGCACGGTGGTCATCGTCGTCCCGTAG
- a CDS encoding FAD-dependent oxidoreductase — protein MSDRFHPISMEQLTDWVFDELEQKNSLFGVPRSAFFEPSAGDRFGLEKYGQWLETPFGVAAGPHTQMAQNIIVSWLVGARFIELKTVQTLDELDVNKPCIDIEDEGYNVEWSQELKVFESFDEYLRAWVLIHALHHKLGFPGDRPGMIFNMSVGYNLEGILKPNVQWFLDTMRDASAYLPAYVEIVAQRYPDVRNLEIPTQISNTITLSTMHGCPPDEIERITEYLLDERQLHTSVKCNPTLLGADRVRGIINEDLGFDDVPIPDEAFGHDLKYADAVPMFHNLRRVAAGHNLTFGLKLSNTLEVNNWRTVFEADDMMYLSGRALHAVTANLAMRISEDFRGDLLLSFAGGADAFNVAGLLKSGMKTVTVCSDLLKSGGYLRMLQYIEHLEKAIDDVGAEDLSDFVAKSALRDANLDEFAPLLRYSALTDSGLNLDLDSCRGLAEALRSESIDRPAVEVTRAWAVEAGSDFDRSEALVGLVGRVLARLNLRHYADEVRSDWRYRKESFRTDRSKTPRGLHYFDCIEAPCLDECPVDQKVPQYMNAVRNGDFLEAVRLTREDNPLPSILGRVCDHLCENTCIRTHFDEPLAIRHMKRFIMEHEEQPVLFTRKPGTGKKIAIIGAGPAGLSAGQELAYAGFGVTIFEAHPYAGGMVGGAIPSYRLPQTVIDQDVAVLESLGVEIRYGMKAGVDFSLDGLRREGYEAVFVAVGAQLAKQLGLPGEDADGVLDALRYLRSVREGDPVPIGHRVGIIGAGDTAMDCARSALRTGAGKVSIIYRRTIDQMPADREEVHACLEEGIEIVELASPSSLHIEDGALAGLVCTRTRYTGERDSSGRKIPFDVPDSEFEIPLDTMILAISQHSVLDFFDGETPELTAKGYLVVDPATFETTVPGVYAGGDVAAHGPSSIVKAAADGKAVAASIASSLNGSAPPVENPQVDLQDMVVRRSRREYRVPVSHTALSERDGFEETVVGFTAEEAMAEAARCLDCHLICSLCVGVCPNMALMTYEMDPFRTDLATLTASGGELTAGGTSPYRADQQFQIAVLTDFCNECGNCTTACPTSGRPYVDKPRLYLDREDFEAQVGNAFMIFEDGSIESRVGGETHRMTLNGSVEYSTPGFTARLEPGTLEVIDVTPTRPATDGEAYSLEPVADMYVLLRGLAGSMPHLPTVAGGGTRLLHPGYEE, from the coding sequence ATGTCCGATCGATTCCATCCCATTTCGATGGAGCAGCTGACCGACTGGGTCTTCGATGAACTCGAGCAGAAGAACTCCCTGTTCGGCGTTCCGCGCTCTGCCTTCTTCGAGCCGTCCGCCGGCGATCGCTTCGGACTCGAGAAGTACGGCCAGTGGCTGGAAACGCCATTCGGCGTCGCCGCAGGACCGCACACGCAGATGGCCCAGAACATCATCGTCTCATGGCTGGTCGGCGCCCGATTCATCGAACTCAAGACGGTGCAGACCCTCGACGAACTGGACGTCAACAAACCTTGCATCGACATAGAAGACGAGGGATACAACGTCGAGTGGTCGCAGGAGCTCAAGGTATTCGAATCGTTCGATGAGTATCTGAGAGCCTGGGTGCTCATCCACGCTCTGCACCACAAGCTTGGTTTCCCCGGCGACCGACCCGGAATGATCTTCAACATGAGCGTCGGCTACAACCTCGAGGGGATCCTGAAGCCGAACGTGCAGTGGTTCCTCGACACCATGCGTGACGCCTCGGCCTACCTTCCGGCCTACGTCGAAATCGTCGCTCAGCGGTATCCCGACGTTCGGAATCTCGAAATACCGACCCAGATCTCCAACACCATCACGCTCTCGACGATGCACGGCTGCCCTCCGGATGAGATCGAACGAATCACCGAATACCTGCTCGATGAGCGGCAGCTTCACACCTCGGTGAAGTGCAACCCGACCTTGCTCGGCGCCGACCGCGTACGCGGAATCATCAACGAAGACCTCGGCTTCGACGATGTTCCGATCCCCGACGAAGCGTTCGGCCACGATTTGAAGTACGCCGACGCCGTGCCGATGTTTCACAACCTCAGGAGGGTGGCGGCCGGACACAACCTCACCTTCGGCTTGAAACTCTCGAACACGCTCGAGGTGAACAACTGGCGCACGGTTTTCGAGGCGGACGACATGATGTATCTCTCCGGCCGCGCTTTGCACGCCGTCACGGCCAATCTGGCTATGCGCATCTCGGAGGATTTCCGGGGCGATCTGCTGCTGTCATTCGCCGGTGGGGCGGATGCGTTCAACGTCGCCGGTCTGCTCAAGTCCGGAATGAAGACGGTCACCGTGTGCTCGGACCTGCTCAAGTCCGGCGGCTACCTTCGAATGCTCCAGTACATCGAGCACCTCGAGAAGGCGATCGACGATGTGGGCGCCGAGGATCTGTCCGATTTCGTTGCCAAGTCCGCCTTGCGCGACGCCAACCTCGACGAGTTCGCCCCGCTGCTCCGCTACTCCGCACTCACCGACAGCGGTCTGAACCTGGACCTCGACTCGTGTCGTGGACTGGCCGAAGCTCTCCGTTCGGAGTCGATCGACCGCCCTGCCGTTGAGGTAACCCGCGCCTGGGCTGTCGAGGCAGGGAGCGATTTCGATCGATCCGAGGCTCTGGTCGGGTTGGTGGGCAGGGTGCTGGCGCGGCTGAATCTCCGCCACTACGCCGACGAGGTGCGATCCGATTGGCGTTACCGGAAAGAGTCCTTCCGGACGGATCGTTCGAAGACTCCGCGCGGCCTCCACTACTTCGACTGCATCGAAGCACCGTGCCTGGACGAGTGCCCCGTGGACCAGAAGGTCCCGCAGTACATGAACGCCGTGCGCAACGGCGACTTCCTCGAGGCCGTCAGGCTGACCCGGGAGGACAACCCCCTCCCTTCGATCCTCGGGCGAGTATGTGATCATCTCTGCGAGAACACCTGCATCCGTACCCACTTCGACGAGCCACTGGCCATCCGGCACATGAAGCGGTTCATCATGGAGCACGAGGAGCAACCGGTGCTGTTCACCCGCAAACCGGGAACGGGCAAGAAGATTGCCATCATCGGAGCCGGGCCGGCCGGCCTGTCCGCGGGGCAGGAACTCGCCTACGCAGGATTCGGCGTGACGATATTCGAAGCCCACCCCTATGCCGGTGGAATGGTCGGTGGGGCAATCCCCTCCTACCGGCTCCCGCAGACCGTCATCGACCAGGACGTCGCGGTCCTCGAGTCGCTCGGTGTCGAAATCCGCTATGGGATGAAGGCCGGTGTCGACTTCTCCCTGGACGGCCTCCGCCGGGAGGGATACGAAGCCGTTTTCGTGGCAGTCGGAGCGCAACTGGCCAAGCAGCTCGGACTGCCGGGCGAGGATGCCGACGGCGTGCTGGACGCCCTCAGGTATCTCCGCAGTGTGCGCGAAGGCGATCCGGTGCCGATCGGCCACCGGGTGGGCATCATCGGTGCCGGAGACACCGCCATGGACTGTGCTCGCTCCGCCCTCCGCACCGGTGCGGGGAAAGTGTCGATCATCTACCGGCGCACCATCGACCAGATGCCTGCCGATCGCGAAGAGGTTCATGCATGCCTCGAAGAGGGCATCGAGATAGTCGAGCTGGCCAGTCCGTCGTCGTTGCACATCGAGGACGGAGCGCTGGCCGGACTCGTCTGCACCCGGACCCGGTACACCGGCGAACGGGACTCCTCAGGGCGGAAGATCCCCTTCGACGTGCCCGACTCGGAGTTCGAGATTCCCCTCGATACGATGATCCTGGCCATCAGCCAGCATTCAGTTCTGGACTTCTTCGACGGCGAGACGCCGGAGTTGACTGCGAAGGGTTACCTGGTCGTCGATCCGGCGACCTTCGAAACGACCGTCCCCGGCGTATACGCCGGTGGAGACGTAGCCGCCCACGGCCCGTCCTCGATCGTCAAGGCGGCGGCCGACGGGAAAGCCGTGGCAGCTTCCATCGCCTCCTCTCTCAACGGATCGGCTCCACCCGTCGAAAACCCGCAGGTGGATCTCCAGGACATGGTCGTCCGCAGGTCCCGGCGGGAGTATCGCGTCCCCGTGTCGCACACGGCACTGTCCGAGCGTGACGGATTCGAGGAAACGGTCGTCGGGTTCACAGCCGAGGAAGCCATGGCCGAGGCAGCCCGGTGCCTCGACTGCCATCTCATCTGCTCCTTGTGCGTCGGGGTGTGCCCGAACATGGCACTGATGACCTACGAGATGGACCCGTTCCGGACCGACCTGGCGACCCTGACTGCGTCGGGAGGTGAGTTGACGGCCGGCGGCACCTCGCCGTATCGAGCGGACCAGCAGTTCCAGATCGCCGTCCTCACGGATTTCTGCAACGAATGCGGCAACTGCACGACGGCATGTCCGACTTCGGGACGACCATACGTAGACAAGCCGCGCCTGTACCTGGACCGGGAGGACTTCGAGGCCCAGGTGGGCAACGCCTTCATGATCTTCGAGGACGGCTCGATCGAGAGCCGGGTAGGCGGCGAGACACACCGAATGACTCTGAACGGGTCGGTCGAGTATTCGACCCCCGGATTCACGGCCCGGCTGGAACCGGGCACGCTCGAGGTAATCGACGTCACACCCACCCGGCCGGCCACAGACGGGGAGGCGTACTCGTTGGAGCCCGTGGCGGATATGTACGTGCTCCTCAGGGGGCTGGCAGGCTCGATGCCGCACCTGCCCACCGTGGCGGGCGGCGGGACCAGGCTGCTGCACCCGGGCTACGAGGAGTAG
- a CDS encoding amidohydrolase family protein, whose amino-acid sequence MAATTPGLVCAHHHLYSALARGMPPPPKTPTDFQTILEQIWWRLDTALDLEMIRWSAMLGAVEALEAGTTAIVDHHESPNAIEGSLSVIAEACAEVGVRVLPAYGITDRHGVDGARRGLAENERFIKEGNKGLVGIHAAFTCSDESLRHAAHLANDLGVGVHIHVAEGIGDKDAPSRLAGLTRDNWLLSHCVHLPTEHHLHGTILHNPRSNLNNGVGYANPARFSNPVALGTDGIGANVIESFRLAYVMQRSVDVTAGPDRAWSWLETGWDIMPEARNDEVTWSYEPMDPWHIAFTPGVRPLEVRVDGETVFEDGKTTRVDADEVRAKAAEQAARLHSRL is encoded by the coding sequence ATGGCAGCGACTACACCCGGATTGGTTTGTGCCCACCACCACCTCTACTCGGCTCTGGCCAGAGGAATGCCTCCTCCCCCGAAGACCCCGACAGACTTCCAGACGATCCTCGAGCAAATCTGGTGGCGTCTCGATACGGCCCTGGACTTGGAGATGATTCGCTGGTCGGCCATGCTCGGTGCAGTCGAGGCACTGGAGGCCGGCACCACTGCGATAGTCGACCACCACGAGTCGCCGAACGCCATCGAAGGCAGCCTGAGCGTGATCGCCGAAGCCTGCGCAGAAGTCGGCGTACGGGTTCTCCCGGCCTACGGCATCACCGACCGCCACGGCGTCGACGGAGCCAGGCGCGGCCTCGCCGAAAACGAACGGTTCATCAAGGAGGGCAACAAGGGCCTGGTGGGGATCCACGCCGCCTTCACGTGCTCGGATGAGTCGCTGCGCCACGCAGCTCATCTGGCGAACGACCTAGGCGTCGGCGTTCACATTCATGTGGCAGAGGGCATCGGAGACAAGGACGCGCCGTCCCGGCTGGCAGGGCTGACCCGCGACAACTGGCTGCTCAGCCATTGCGTGCACCTTCCGACCGAGCATCATCTGCACGGCACGATTCTCCATAATCCGCGTTCGAACCTGAACAACGGCGTCGGATACGCCAACCCCGCCCGGTTCTCCAACCCGGTGGCGCTGGGCACCGACGGTATCGGCGCCAACGTGATCGAATCGTTCCGACTCGCCTACGTCATGCAGCGGTCCGTCGATGTCACCGCCGGACCCGATCGTGCCTGGTCGTGGTTGGAGACCGGCTGGGACATCATGCCGGAAGCTCGCAACGATGAAGTCACCTGGTCGTACGAGCCGATGGACCCGTGGCACATCGCCTTCACACCGGGAGTGCGGCCGCTCGAGGTCAGGGTCGACGGCGAAACCGTTTTCGAAGATGGCAAGACAACGCGGGTCGATGCCGATGAAGTGCGCGCCAAAGCTGCAGAGCAGGCAGCTCGCCTTCATTCCCGACTCTGA
- a CDS encoding FAD binding domain-containing protein, with amino-acid sequence MYHRPTSLGEALDLMAREGVSSVVVAGGTVVNSSPHPPDTEVIDLQAICGNTIENENGRLVIGAMTRLQTLVENPAVPSLLRELTYREGPNTLRNAATIGGTVAAGDPDSELLAGLLVFEATVRVEHQGRTSTLPVADLLADRRLIEGGIISSISVATGGTTASARTGRTPADVSIVAAIGRSAGDGVLLALTGVAATPILATRETIAHLDPSGDFRGSADYRIDLAGTLAGRVFDQLGGVA; translated from the coding sequence ATGTACCACAGGCCTACGAGCCTCGGTGAGGCGTTAGATCTCATGGCCAGGGAAGGAGTGAGTTCGGTAGTGGTGGCCGGCGGGACGGTCGTCAACTCGTCGCCTCATCCACCGGACACAGAAGTCATCGATCTTCAAGCCATCTGCGGCAACACGATCGAGAACGAGAATGGCCGCCTGGTCATTGGCGCAATGACCCGGTTGCAGACCCTCGTTGAGAATCCGGCGGTTCCGTCGCTGCTGCGCGAGCTGACCTACCGTGAAGGTCCCAACACCCTCCGTAACGCCGCCACGATTGGCGGCACCGTGGCGGCGGGTGACCCCGACAGCGAGCTGCTGGCAGGTTTGCTGGTCTTCGAAGCAACGGTTCGAGTCGAGCACCAGGGCCGCACCTCGACTCTGCCGGTTGCGGATCTCCTCGCCGACCGGCGACTGATCGAAGGCGGGATCATCAGCTCGATCTCCGTCGCCACCGGCGGAACCACCGCCTCGGCCAGGACCGGGCGCACTCCCGCAGATGTTTCGATCGTTGCCGCAATCGGGCGATCTGCCGGTGACGGTGTGCTTCTGGCGCTGACCGGGGTTGCCGCCACGCCGATCCTCGCCACGCGCGAGACGATCGCACATCTCGATCCGTCCGGCGATTTTCGCGGTTCGGCCGATTATCGGATCGACCTTGCCGGGACCCTGGCCGGCCGAGTCTTCGATCAGTTGGGAGGTGTGGCGTGA